One window from the genome of Streptomyces sp. NBC_01476 encodes:
- a CDS encoding peptide ABC transporter substrate-binding protein — protein MAIALAMAAVACTSGGGSHEKISDGGSASASHGPAKKGGTVTVAAVAATPDFIFPLAPATNSNGYNVNLTEGLWPFLVYAGDGAKSEVNKEKSLFTSIDYSNGDQRVTIHLKNWNWSDGKPVTSRDFTFVHNLLKANATNWQAHLPGLFPEDVAKVSTPDAHTVVLDLTQAYNPDFYTDDVLSTIPLLPQHAWDKTSTAGAVGDYDTTAAGAKAVYSFLQQQGAKISTFATNPLWQVVDGPWKLSEFRSNGYYSYVPNRAYSGTAKPAIDKLVEAPFTTDTPELNALRSGSSLDVAGLPLNDIKQAEALRSSGYSIASVPIPGVAEIVPNLYNSTVGPLLRQLYIRQALEYLINRPQIVSKVYNGYADPGNGPVPVKAAGNWATPLEKAGGPYPYSPDKAKSLLQTHGWNVTPGGTTTCRSPGSGPSQCGAGIKAGQALTFQLIYSSGRATTDEQNAAIKSSEAQAGITINLKSEPFNTLVSTMGTCTAASHPAAGCGWQLASFGYEPYPLYPNGAGFFDTGGSGNLGGYSDPTMDRLIKATEYGSSTETFAAYEDYAARQLPWLWVPLRSSILVYRTKLQGVVPLNPFSGGLNFEDWYYTS, from the coding sequence GTGGCGATCGCGCTGGCGATGGCCGCTGTGGCGTGCACCAGCGGCGGCGGCAGCCACGAGAAGATCTCCGACGGCGGGAGCGCCTCCGCGTCCCACGGCCCGGCGAAGAAGGGCGGGACGGTCACCGTCGCCGCGGTGGCCGCGACCCCCGACTTCATCTTCCCCCTGGCCCCGGCGACCAACTCCAACGGCTACAACGTCAACCTCACCGAGGGACTGTGGCCGTTCCTGGTGTACGCCGGCGACGGTGCCAAGTCGGAGGTGAACAAGGAGAAGAGCCTGTTCACCTCCATCGACTACTCCAACGGCGACCAGCGGGTCACCATCCACCTGAAGAACTGGAACTGGTCGGACGGCAAGCCGGTCACCAGCCGGGACTTCACCTTCGTCCACAACCTGCTCAAGGCGAACGCCACGAACTGGCAGGCGCACCTGCCGGGACTCTTCCCCGAGGACGTCGCGAAGGTGTCCACCCCCGACGCCCACACGGTGGTGCTCGACCTCACCCAGGCGTACAACCCGGACTTCTACACCGACGACGTCCTCAGCACCATCCCGCTGCTCCCCCAGCACGCCTGGGACAAGACCTCCACCGCCGGTGCGGTCGGCGACTACGACACAACCGCCGCCGGCGCGAAGGCCGTTTACTCCTTCCTGCAGCAACAAGGCGCCAAGATCAGCACCTTCGCCACCAACCCGCTGTGGCAGGTGGTGGACGGCCCGTGGAAGCTCTCCGAGTTCCGCAGCAACGGCTACTACAGCTACGTGCCCAACCGGGCGTACTCCGGCACCGCGAAGCCGGCCATCGACAAGCTCGTCGAGGCTCCGTTCACCACCGACACCCCCGAGCTCAACGCCCTGCGCTCAGGCAGCTCGCTCGATGTGGCCGGGCTGCCGCTGAACGACATCAAGCAGGCGGAGGCGCTGCGGTCCAGCGGGTACTCGATCGCCTCCGTGCCGATCCCCGGCGTCGCCGAGATCGTGCCGAACCTGTACAACTCCACGGTCGGACCGCTGCTGCGCCAGCTCTACATCCGGCAGGCCCTGGAGTACCTGATCAACCGCCCGCAGATCGTCTCCAAGGTCTACAACGGGTACGCGGACCCGGGCAACGGGCCGGTGCCGGTCAAGGCCGCGGGGAACTGGGCCACCCCGCTGGAGAAGGCGGGCGGCCCCTACCCGTACTCCCCCGACAAGGCGAAGTCCCTTCTGCAGACGCACGGGTGGAACGTCACGCCGGGCGGCACCACGACCTGCCGGAGTCCCGGCAGCGGGCCCTCGCAGTGCGGCGCGGGGATCAAGGCCGGTCAGGCGCTGACCTTCCAGCTGATCTACTCCTCCGGCCGGGCCACCACCGACGAGCAGAACGCCGCCATCAAGTCCTCCGAGGCCCAGGCGGGCATCACCATCAATCTGAAGTCGGAGCCGTTCAACACGCTGGTCAGCACGATGGGTACGTGCACCGCGGCGTCCCACCCGGCGGCCGGTTGCGGCTGGCAGCTGGCGAGCTTCGGCTACGAGCCGTACCCGCTCTATCCCAACGGCGCCGGATTCTTCGACACCGGCGGCTCCGGGAACCTCGGAGGTTACTCCGACCCGACCATGGACCGGCTGATCAAGGCCACCGAATACGGCTCCTCCACCGAGACGTTCGCCGCCTACGAGGACTACGCGGCCCGCCAACTGCCCTGGCTCTGGGTGCCGTTGCGCAGCAGCATCCTGGTCTACCGGACAAAGCTGCAGGGCGTCGTACCGCTCAACCCGTTCTCCGGGGGGCTCAACTTCGAGGACTGGTACTACACCTCATGA
- a CDS encoding glycoside hydrolase family 65 protein: MPEWTWTYEGYDPEQEPLREALCTLGNGYVATRGAAPECAAGPVHYPGTYVAGCYNRLTSVVGGRTVENEDIVNLPDWLRLRFRAAGGTWFTPDDGSVVRYRQSLDLRHGTLTRRMRLRDSAGRELTVTQQRLVHMGDPHLAALRTEFTAEGWSGELDVESALDGDVTNSGVARYRDLNGHHLAGWATGEAGPDTVWLSCRTSASGIRVALAARTRAVEGTSAAIRSRIGDRVAAHRLTVPVEDGRTAVIEKTVALHTSRDPAISDPLHAALDRVGRAPDFGELLASHGAAWERLWASAELEVPNEAGHVLRFHLFHVLQTLSPHTTGLDVGVPARGLHGEAYRGHVFWDELFVLPYLNLHLPDVARALLDYRYRRLEAACCAAAGAGRRGAMYPWQSGSDGREETQRLHLNPRSGRWLPDHSHLQHHVGSAVAYNVWQYAQATGDLEFLYTSGAEMLLQVARFWADSAVWDGARGRYRIRGVMGPDEYHDAYPGAATPGLDDNAYTNVMASWVLARALAVVRALPRPHRRQLFDRIGFDPAEPERWEDVSRRLLVPFHEGVISQFEGYGRLAELDWAGYRERYGDIRRLDRILEAEGDTVNRYQASKQADVLMLGYLFSPTELAALFSHLGYHLDDDLWRTTIDYYLRRTSHGSTLSGLVHGWVLTRSRRADAWRYVQEALAGDVTDVQGGTTAEGIHLGAMAGTLDLVQRGLTGLETREDALWFDPAPLPELSSYGFVLRYRHHWGIRVTVRPDCLRIDVPASERAPIRVMLANRPVDIAPGTSWTS, translated from the coding sequence ATGCCGGAGTGGACATGGACCTACGAGGGCTACGACCCGGAGCAGGAACCGCTGCGGGAGGCGCTGTGCACGCTCGGCAACGGGTACGTCGCCACCAGGGGCGCGGCGCCCGAGTGTGCGGCCGGACCTGTGCACTACCCGGGTACGTACGTGGCGGGCTGCTACAACCGGCTGACCTCGGTGGTGGGCGGTCGTACCGTCGAGAACGAGGACATCGTCAACCTGCCCGACTGGCTCCGGCTCCGGTTCCGCGCCGCCGGTGGCACGTGGTTCACCCCGGACGACGGGTCGGTGGTGCGGTACCGCCAGTCGCTCGATCTGCGGCACGGCACCCTCACCCGACGGATGCGGCTGCGGGACAGCGCGGGCCGGGAGCTGACCGTCACCCAGCAGCGGCTGGTGCACATGGGCGACCCCCATCTGGCGGCGCTGCGGACCGAGTTCACCGCGGAGGGCTGGTCGGGTGAACTGGACGTCGAGTCGGCGCTGGACGGGGACGTCACCAACAGCGGGGTGGCCCGCTACCGGGACCTCAACGGCCACCACCTCGCCGGCTGGGCCACTGGTGAGGCCGGTCCGGACACCGTGTGGCTGAGCTGCCGCACCTCCGCGTCCGGCATCCGCGTCGCCCTGGCCGCCCGCACACGCGCCGTGGAGGGCACGTCCGCGGCCATCCGGTCCCGGATCGGGGACCGGGTCGCCGCGCACCGCCTCACCGTGCCGGTCGAGGACGGGCGGACGGCCGTGATCGAGAAGACGGTGGCGCTGCACACCTCCCGCGACCCGGCGATCAGCGACCCGCTGCACGCCGCACTGGACCGGGTGGGGCGCGCGCCGGACTTCGGCGAGCTGCTGGCCTCGCACGGCGCCGCCTGGGAGCGGTTGTGGGCGAGCGCGGAGCTGGAAGTGCCGAACGAGGCGGGGCACGTCCTGCGGTTCCACCTCTTCCACGTGCTCCAGACGCTCTCCCCGCACACGACGGGTCTGGATGTCGGGGTGCCGGCCCGTGGGCTGCACGGTGAGGCGTACCGGGGGCATGTGTTCTGGGACGAGCTGTTCGTGCTGCCCTACCTCAACCTGCACCTGCCGGACGTGGCCAGGGCACTGCTCGACTACCGGTACCGTCGGCTGGAGGCCGCGTGCTGCGCCGCGGCCGGCGCCGGCCGGAGAGGGGCGATGTATCCCTGGCAGAGCGGCAGCGACGGGCGGGAGGAGACCCAGCGGCTGCATCTCAATCCGCGCTCGGGCCGCTGGCTGCCGGACCACTCCCACCTGCAGCACCATGTCGGCTCCGCGGTCGCGTACAACGTGTGGCAGTACGCGCAGGCGACCGGCGACCTGGAGTTCCTCTACACCTCGGGCGCCGAGATGCTGCTGCAGGTCGCCCGCTTCTGGGCGGACAGCGCGGTCTGGGACGGTGCCCGCGGCCGTTACCGGATCAGGGGTGTCATGGGTCCCGACGAGTACCACGACGCCTACCCCGGGGCCGCGACGCCCGGGCTGGACGACAACGCGTACACCAACGTGATGGCGTCCTGGGTGCTGGCCAGGGCACTGGCGGTGGTACGTGCGCTGCCCCGCCCGCACCGCCGGCAGCTCTTCGACCGGATCGGATTCGACCCGGCGGAACCCGAGCGGTGGGAGGACGTCTCCCGCCGGCTGCTGGTGCCCTTCCACGAGGGCGTCATCAGCCAGTTCGAGGGGTACGGGCGGCTCGCCGAGCTCGACTGGGCCGGGTACCGCGAACGCTACGGGGACATCCGCCGGCTGGACCGGATCCTGGAGGCAGAGGGCGACACCGTCAACCGCTACCAGGCGTCCAAGCAGGCCGATGTGCTGATGCTCGGTTACCTCTTCTCCCCCACCGAACTGGCCGCGCTCTTCTCGCACCTCGGTTACCACCTCGACGACGACCTGTGGCGCACCACGATCGACTACTACCTGCGGCGCACCAGCCACGGATCGACCCTCAGCGGGCTCGTCCACGGCTGGGTGCTGACCCGGTCGCGGCGGGCCGACGCGTGGCGTTACGTCCAGGAGGCGCTGGCCGGTGACGTGACGGACGTGCAGGGCGGTACGACGGCCGAGGGCATCCACCTGGGGGCCATGGCCGGCACGCTCGATCTCGTGCAGCGCGGGCTGACGGGTCTGGAGACGCGCGAGGACGCGCTGTGGTTCGACCCCGCGCCTCTCCCCGAGCTCTCCTCGTACGGTTTCGTCCTCCGCTACCGCCACCACTGGGGCATCCGCGTCACGGTCCGCCCCGACTGCCTGCGCATCGACGTACCCGCCTCCGAACGCGCCCCGATCCGCGTCATGCTCGCCAACCGTCCCGTCGACATCGCCCCGGGCACCTCCTGGACGTCCTGA
- a CDS encoding pyridoxamine 5'-phosphate oxidase family protein, whose protein sequence is MNDHAPQRSDPATVIRRVRERRKQLGMSENALATEAGMAPPYLRRLLESDTDFDPGGLVRVAAALGLTYEELLRGRSDPPPGQTGAAPRPVLIRLAESECWDRLGAHGVGRVAIPVRPGPAVLPVNYAVDAGTIVYRTAAQGAAAPDTGTAVSFQVDRIDDRLSQGWSVLVTGTAERISDPDTAGRLAAEHDVEPWAGGDRPLWMRIRPDGITGRRIGTM, encoded by the coding sequence ATGAACGACCACGCGCCGCAGCGGTCCGATCCTGCCACCGTCATCCGGCGGGTGCGGGAACGCCGCAAGCAGCTGGGGATGAGCGAGAACGCCCTGGCCACCGAAGCGGGCATGGCACCCCCCTACCTGCGGCGCCTGCTGGAATCCGACACCGACTTCGACCCTGGTGGCCTCGTCCGCGTCGCCGCCGCGCTCGGGCTGACCTACGAAGAGCTGCTCCGGGGGCGCAGCGACCCGCCGCCCGGTCAGACCGGGGCGGCGCCCCGGCCCGTCCTCATCCGGCTGGCCGAATCCGAGTGCTGGGACCGGCTGGGCGCCCACGGTGTGGGCCGGGTCGCGATCCCCGTCCGCCCGGGGCCCGCCGTGCTCCCGGTCAATTACGCGGTGGACGCCGGCACGATCGTCTACCGCACGGCCGCCCAGGGGGCGGCGGCCCCCGACACCGGCACCGCGGTGTCCTTCCAGGTGGACCGGATCGACGACCGGCTGAGCCAGGGGTGGAGCGTGCTCGTCACCGGGACGGCCGAGCGGATCAGCGACCCGGACACCGCAGGGCGCCTGGCCGCGGAACACGACGTCGAGCCCTGGGCGGGCGGCGACCGGCCGCTGTGGATGCGGATCCGGCCGGACGGCATCACGGGACGCCGCATCGGCACCATGTGA
- a CDS encoding DUF1990 family protein — protein sequence MNEVTYPTVGMTATGQAPPPGFHALRVRVPLGAGTYERAVEALFTWRMHRATPFLRVPAEVPEAAPGVRVLLRMGPVTAPCQVVWTVEEKNRTGFAYGTLPGHPECGEEAFVLRRDPDGSAGFTVLAFSRPATWYLRAAGPCGRSAQRAIAHQYARALRRLTRPA from the coding sequence ATGAATGAGGTCACCTACCCGACCGTGGGTATGACAGCGACGGGCCAGGCACCGCCGCCCGGATTCCACGCGCTCCGGGTGCGCGTCCCGTTGGGCGCGGGCACCTACGAGCGTGCCGTCGAGGCGCTCTTCACCTGGCGGATGCATCGCGCCACCCCGTTTCTCCGCGTGCCGGCGGAGGTCCCGGAAGCCGCGCCCGGCGTGCGGGTGCTCCTGCGGATGGGGCCGGTCACGGCGCCATGCCAGGTGGTGTGGACGGTCGAGGAGAAGAACCGGACCGGATTCGCGTACGGCACGCTCCCGGGGCACCCGGAGTGCGGTGAAGAGGCGTTCGTCCTGCGGCGCGACCCGGACGGCTCCGCCGGCTTCACGGTCCTCGCCTTCAGCCGGCCGGCCACCTGGTATCTGCGGGCGGCCGGCCCGTGCGGGCGCTCGGCGCAGCGGGCCATCGCCCACCAGTACGCAAGGGCCCTGCGGCGCCTGACCCGCCCCGCGTAG
- a CDS encoding LysR family transcriptional regulator, whose protein sequence is MRIEQLEYIEAVTRLGSLRRAAEALHLSQPALSETVRNLERELGVDLLDRRRSGARISTPGRELLPHIIGVLDAVDKLRRAADDQHHTSRMIRLGTVNAATVPLLIPTVRDFRAAHPETQIEVVGAQQDEIHRGLLDGSYDLGLVNYLQGDDKPPGLHSTELLRGRPVACVRADSPLAAKDRIGVADLLAAPLIVMRAGYVMHRYVHRLLEGRSPRFSYSTDGAEMGKLMVAEGLGATVLPDFSVRDDPLERSGLITYRPIEGDETEVLLVIQRPLSGSVPAATRALHAMLMATAEADDGAITGKPTDKPVPQAN, encoded by the coding sequence ATGCGCATCGAGCAGTTGGAGTACATCGAGGCGGTGACCCGGCTCGGCTCGCTGCGCCGGGCCGCCGAGGCGCTGCACCTCTCCCAGCCCGCACTGAGCGAAACCGTGCGCAACCTCGAACGCGAACTCGGCGTGGACCTGCTGGACCGCCGCCGCTCGGGGGCCAGGATCAGCACGCCGGGGCGGGAGTTGCTGCCGCACATCATCGGTGTCCTCGACGCGGTCGACAAACTGCGCCGGGCCGCCGACGACCAGCACCACACCAGCCGGATGATCCGCCTCGGTACGGTCAACGCGGCCACCGTTCCGCTGCTCATCCCGACCGTCCGGGACTTCCGTGCCGCCCACCCCGAGACGCAGATCGAAGTGGTCGGCGCCCAGCAGGACGAGATCCACCGCGGCCTGCTCGACGGGAGCTACGACCTCGGGCTGGTCAACTATCTGCAGGGCGACGACAAGCCGCCCGGGCTGCACTCCACCGAGCTGCTGCGCGGCCGGCCGGTGGCCTGTGTCCGCGCCGACAGCCCGCTCGCCGCCAAGGACCGGATCGGCGTCGCCGACCTGCTCGCCGCGCCGCTCATCGTCATGCGGGCCGGCTATGTGATGCACCGCTATGTGCACCGGTTGCTGGAGGGACGCAGCCCGCGCTTCTCCTACTCCACCGACGGCGCCGAGATGGGCAAACTGATGGTCGCCGAGGGCCTGGGCGCCACCGTGCTGCCCGATTTCAGCGTCCGGGACGACCCGCTGGAGCGCAGCGGTCTGATCACGTACCGCCCGATCGAAGGCGACGAAACCGAGGTGCTGCTGGTGATCCAGCGGCCCCTTTCCGGTTCGGTACCGGCGGCGACCCGGGCCCTGCACGCGATGCTGATGGCCACGGCCGAGGCGGACGACGGCGCGATCACCGGAAAACCCACGGACAAGCCCGTACCGCAAGCCAACTGA
- a CDS encoding putative leader peptide, which translates to MRDLWELTSRRHVDLVRVSSALCHPAG; encoded by the coding sequence ATGCGGGATCTGTGGGAACTGACCTCTCGGCGTCACGTCGATCTCGTGCGCGTCTCTTCCGCGCTGTGTCATCCGGCGGGCTGA
- a CDS encoding SfnB family sulfur acquisition oxidoreductase, translating into MKSAHVIADDAEALAVAARFAEEFRTGAAERDAGRLLPRAELDRLSASGLLGITVPRGHGGAEVSARTLAEVFRLLATGDASLSQIPQNHFVYVNVLRRQGSAEQRKFFFAEVLAGRRFGNAQSEAGTKHVQDIRTRLEPRPDGSYLLTGEKHYSTGALFADWIPVLARAADDKLHVAYVEAGAPGVTVVDDWDGMGQRTTASGTVRLVGVAVPADRIVPHHLTFTGPQLHGAVAQLLHAAIDAGIASAALREAAEFVRTKSRPWFESGFETAAEDPLLVQRFGELALCARAADALLAAAAEAVDTATADLTDDSAAEASIAVAAAKVQAATAAVEISSALFELAGTRSALDSLNLNRFWRDARTHTLHDPARWKIQHIGRYVLSGTRPPRHGLL; encoded by the coding sequence ATGAAATCCGCCCATGTGATCGCCGACGACGCGGAGGCGCTCGCCGTCGCCGCCCGGTTCGCCGAGGAGTTCCGCACCGGGGCCGCCGAGCGCGACGCCGGCCGGCTGCTGCCCCGCGCCGAACTCGACCGGCTCTCGGCGTCCGGCCTGCTCGGCATCACCGTGCCGCGCGGCCACGGCGGCGCGGAGGTGTCCGCCCGGACCCTGGCTGAGGTCTTCCGGCTGCTGGCCACCGGGGACGCGAGCCTGTCCCAGATCCCGCAGAACCACTTCGTGTACGTCAATGTGCTGCGCCGCCAAGGCAGCGCGGAGCAGCGGAAGTTCTTCTTCGCCGAGGTGCTCGCCGGCCGGCGGTTCGGCAACGCCCAGTCCGAGGCGGGCACCAAGCACGTCCAGGACATCAGGACCCGGCTGGAGCCCCGCCCCGACGGTTCCTACCTGCTCACCGGCGAGAAGCACTACTCCACCGGAGCGCTCTTCGCCGACTGGATCCCGGTGCTGGCCCGGGCGGCCGACGACAAACTGCATGTCGCCTACGTCGAGGCCGGCGCCCCCGGTGTCACCGTGGTGGACGACTGGGACGGCATGGGCCAGCGCACCACCGCGAGCGGCACCGTGCGGCTGGTCGGCGTGGCGGTGCCGGCCGACCGGATCGTGCCCCACCACCTCACTTTCACCGGTCCCCAACTGCACGGCGCCGTGGCCCAGTTGCTGCACGCCGCGATCGATGCCGGAATCGCGTCGGCGGCGCTGCGGGAGGCCGCCGAGTTCGTCCGCACCAAGAGCAGGCCCTGGTTCGAGAGCGGCTTCGAGACCGCAGCCGAGGACCCGCTGCTGGTCCAGCGGTTCGGCGAACTCGCGCTCTGCGCCCGTGCCGCCGACGCGCTGCTCGCCGCGGCGGCGGAGGCGGTCGACACCGCCACGGCCGACCTGACCGACGACAGCGCCGCCGAGGCGTCCATCGCGGTGGCGGCCGCCAAGGTCCAGGCGGCGACGGCCGCGGTCGAGATCAGCAGCGCGCTCTTCGAGCTGGCCGGCACCCGCTCGGCGCTGGACAGCCTGAACCTCAACCGCTTCTGGCGTGACGCGCGGACACACACCCTGCACGACCCGGCGCGCTGGAAGATCCAGCACATCGGCCGCTATGTGCTCAGCGGCACCCGCCCCCCGCGCCACGGCCTCCTCTGA
- a CDS encoding LLM class flavin-dependent oxidoreductase, with protein MSLTFHWFLPTYGDSRHVVGGGHGLPAGAAGGQRPADLGYLAQIGRAAEQLGFVGALTPTGAWCEDAWLTTAMLAGLTERLKFLVAFRPGFVSPTLAAQMAATFQRHAPGRLLLNVVTGGESHEQRAYGDFLGKDARYARTDEFLTVVRALWRGESVSLTGEHLRVEGARLERVPDPVPPVYFGGSSPAAGGVAARHSDVYLTWGEPPAQVAEKIAWIRELAGREGRTVRFGIRLHVITRDTAEQAWAEARRLLDGFSPEAVEAVQDGLARSESEGQRRMLALHGGRADRLEVSPNLWAGIGLVRGGAGTALVGSHTEVAERITEYHRLGIDEFVMSGHPHLEEAYWFGEGVLPLLARAGLWSHPVAGPPAPAGIPFASGVR; from the coding sequence TTGAGCCTCACCTTCCACTGGTTCCTGCCCACCTACGGCGACAGCCGCCATGTCGTCGGCGGCGGCCACGGCCTGCCCGCGGGCGCCGCGGGCGGGCAGCGTCCGGCGGACCTCGGCTATCTCGCCCAGATCGGCCGTGCCGCCGAGCAGTTGGGATTCGTGGGTGCCCTCACTCCGACCGGTGCCTGGTGCGAGGACGCCTGGCTCACCACCGCCATGCTGGCCGGCCTGACCGAGCGGCTGAAGTTCCTGGTCGCCTTCCGCCCGGGCTTCGTCTCGCCCACCCTCGCCGCCCAGATGGCGGCGACCTTCCAGCGGCACGCGCCCGGCCGGCTGCTGCTCAATGTGGTCACCGGCGGCGAGAGCCACGAGCAGCGCGCGTACGGCGACTTCCTCGGCAAGGACGCCCGGTACGCCAGAACCGACGAGTTCCTCACCGTGGTCCGCGCCCTGTGGCGAGGCGAGTCGGTCTCACTGACCGGCGAGCACCTCCGGGTGGAGGGCGCGCGGCTGGAGAGAGTGCCGGACCCGGTGCCGCCGGTCTACTTCGGCGGGTCCTCCCCGGCGGCGGGCGGCGTCGCGGCCCGGCACAGTGACGTCTACCTGACCTGGGGCGAGCCGCCCGCACAGGTCGCGGAGAAGATCGCCTGGATCCGCGAACTCGCCGGCAGGGAAGGCCGTACCGTCCGCTTCGGCATCCGGCTGCACGTCATCACCCGGGACACCGCGGAGCAGGCGTGGGCAGAGGCCCGCCGACTGCTCGACGGCTTCTCGCCGGAGGCGGTCGAGGCGGTCCAGGACGGCCTTGCCCGCAGCGAGTCCGAGGGGCAGCGCCGGATGCTCGCGCTGCACGGCGGCCGCGCCGACCGCCTGGAGGTCTCGCCGAACCTGTGGGCCGGAATCGGCCTGGTCCGCGGCGGCGCCGGCACCGCGCTGGTCGGCAGCCACACCGAGGTCGCCGAGCGCATCACCGAGTACCACCGCCTGGGCATCGACGAGTTCGTGATGTCCGGCCACCCGCATCTGGAGGAGGCGTACTGGTTCGGCGAGGGGGTGCTGCCGCTGCTGGCCCGCGCGGGTCTGTGGTCGCACCCGGTCGCCGGCCCGCCGGCCCCGGCGGGGATCCCCTTCGCCTCCGGGGTGCGGTGA